CACCCCCGGCTCGATAGCGCTGCTGCACCGCACGGCCCACGGCGGCACGCACCTGCTCACCGGCGACTCGCTGTTCCCCGGCGGGGTGGGCGCGACCTTCGGGGACGCCGACGCCTTCGCCCAGCTCATCGACGACGTCGAGGAGAAGGTGTTCGGCACGCTGCCGGACGAGACGCACTTCTACCCCGGCCACGGCGCCGACGGCCGGCTCGGCGACGAGCGGCCGCACCTCGCCGAGTGGCGCGAGCGCGGCTGGTAGTCGCCCCCGCGCCGCGACCGGTCAGGAGTACGTCGCGCGGACGGTGTCGGTGACCGGGACCGACTGGCAGCCCAGGCGGATCCCGTCGGCGAGGTCCTCGTCGTCGAGCACGTCGTTGTGCAGCATCTTGACCTCGCCCTCGAGCAGCCGGACGGCGCAGGCCGAGCACTCCCCCTCGCGGCAGGAGTACGGCGCCTTCACGCCCTTGGACTCCAGGTGCTCGAGCAGCGTCGTGCCCGGCTGCCAGTCGTCGAAGGCGTGCGTCTCGCCGTCGAGCTCGACCTCGAGGCGCACCGGCTCCTGCGGACCGTCGGGCACGTCGACCGGTGCCGCACCCTCGGCGCCGTCCTCCGACTCGGCCTCCGCGACCTCCTGGGCGGCTGCCGCGACCTCGGCCACGTCGCCGAACGGGTTGCCGCCCAGCGAGACGAACTTCTCCTGGTGCCGGCGCTCGCGGGGGAACTCCAGCTCGCGCAGCGCGGTGACGACCAGCTTCATGAAGGGCGCCGGGCCGCAGACGAACGCGTCCCAGGTGGTGTACGCCGACGCGAACGCCTTGAGCTGCTCGCCGGTCGGCAGCCCCTGCACCGACTCCAGCCAGTGCACGACCTGCAGCCGGTCGGGGTGCTCGGCCGCCAGTCGCGTGAGCTCCTCGGCGAAGATCACCGAGCGCTCGTCGCGGTTGGCGTAGAACACCACGATCCGGCCGGAGCCGTGCGCGAGCGCGGTGCGGGTGATCGACATGATCGGGGTGACGCCGCTGCCGCCGGCGAAGAGGAGCAGGTCGGCGTCCAGCGAGGCGGGGGTGAAGATGCCGCTGGGCGGCAGCACCCGCATGGTCGAGCCGACCTCGAGGTGGTCGCAGACCCAGTTGGAGGCGTAGCCGTCGACGGTGCGCTTGACCGTGACCGTCAGCGGGCCGCCGTCGTGCGGGCTCGAGGACAGCGAGTAGCAGCGGGCGGCGAGGCCGTCGCGGTCACTCGGCACCGCCAGGGTCAGGAACTGGCCCGGCTTGTACTCGAAGGCGGACTCGGCGCCCTCGGGCACCCGGAAGGAGATGGAGCGCGCGTCGGCCGTCTCGTCGACGACCTTCACGACCTCCAGCACGTATGAGTCGGTCACGGTGGCTCAGTATCCGTCCTCTGCTCCGATGGTCAGCCGGCCGTCCCGCACAGCGGCCTCGATGCTCGCGCTCATCCGCGGGCAGGCGTGGAAGGCGAGCCGCCCGTCGGGGCTCTCGGCCTTGCGCCGTGCGAGGTCGGGGCACTGCGCGGCGGCCTCGGCGGTCCACTGGACCGACGTGTGGTGATCGCTGTTCTTCTTCACGCCCACCGCCGCCAGGCAGTCCAGGCACTCGACGCGGGTCAGCCGCGCCTGGGTGTAGAGACGCTGGTCCTCCAGCGTCTCGGCGCTGGTGGGGACGAACGAGGCCATCTCAGGTGCCCGACATCAGGGCCGGGTCGTCGCTGCCCTCGGTGTCGCCGGCGGCGTCCTCGGCGGCCTTCTTCTCGAGGTTCTGGGCGACCTCGTCCTGCCAGAACTCGTTGGCCTTGGTGGTGTCGACCTCGAACTCGAAGCGGTCGACCATGTCGGAGGTGATGTCGGCGACGTCGACGTAGTACTGCTCGTACCAGCGGCGCAGCTGGTAGACCGGCCCGTCCTCCTCGCACAGCAGCGGGTTCTGGACCGGCACCTTGTTCTTCCAGATGTGCACGTCCTGCAGGAAGCCCTGGCCGAACATGTCGGCGTACTTCTTGCCGATGAAGTTCGCCGTCTCGTCATCCATGCCCTCGGGCTTCTCGACGAGGATGCCGTACTGCAGGGTGAAGGAGTTGGGGCCCGTGGCGATGTGGGTGTTGACCAGCACGACCTCGGTCTTGAAGCCCTTGTAGTCGGTCCAGAGCCAGTTGATCATGTACGACGGCCCGTAGTAGGTGGCCTCGGACTTCAGGAACAGCTCCTCCGAGCCGTAGCCGCCACTGACGTCCGGGCGCCCCTTGGACTCCATGAACTGGGTGGCCTGCTGGCCCTCGAAGACGTTGCGGAAGCTCGTCGGGAACGCGAAGTGCACGTAGTAGAAGTGCGCCATGTCGACCACGTTGTCGATGAGCTCGCGGCAGTTGGAGCCCTCGATGTGCTCGGTCTCCCAGAACCAGTCGGTGTATTTGCCCGACGCGAGGCCCGGCAGCTCGGGCGGGAGCAGGTCGTGGTCGCCGGCCGAGCCCTCGGGGTCGTACCAGATGAACAGCGACTCGTTGCGGATCGCGGTCTCGTAGCGCTGGGTGCGCGCGCGCAGCGGGACCCGGCGGGCGTAGGGGATCTGCTTGCACTTGCCGTCGCCGCCCCAGCGCCAGTCGTGGAACGGGCAGGCGATCTGGTCGCCCTTGACGGTGCCCTGGGTCAGGTCGCCGCCCATGTGCCGGCAGTAGCCGTCGAGGACGTTGAGCTGCCCCGCGCTGTCCTGCCAGACGACGAGCTTGCCGCCGAACGCCTCGATGGCGTGCGGCTTGCCGTCCTCGAACGATCGGGCCAGGCCGAGGCAGTGCCAGCCGCGGGCGTACCTGTCCGGCGGCGTGCCCTGGTCGAGGTGGCGGGTGCCGGAGGGGGTGGCCGTGCCGGTCATGAGGACCTCCCTGGTCTGTGACGGAGTCGGGGCCGGAGGTGGTCCGTCGTCGGTGACGGTGGACCAAAACGAGAACAGGTTATAGTTTTCGGGACGACGAGGCCAGCGTCACACCCGGTCTCGTCCCCATCCTGCGCCATTCCAGCGTCATCCGAGCGACATCCGCCTCCGCACCCGGGAGCCCTCCATGCACCTCGCCCTCGAACCCGCCCAGATCGCGCTGCGAGAGGAGCTGAGGGAGTACTTCGGCGCCCTCGTCACCCCGGAGATCCGTGCCGGGCTCAGCGCCGCGACCGGCGAGTTCGGCGAGGCGGGCGTCTACAAGGGCGTGATCCGCCAGCTCGGCACCGACGGCTGGCTGGGCATCGGCTGGCCCAAGGAGTACGGCGGCCAGGCCCGCTCCATGGTCGACCAGCTGATCTTCACCGACGTCGCGGCCGACTTCGGCGTGCCGATCCCCTACCTCACGCTGAACACCGTGGGGCCGACGATCATGCGCTACGGCACCCAGGAGCAGAAGGACTACTTCCTGCCGAAGATCCTGGCCGGCGAGCTGCACTTCTCCATCGGCTACTCCGAGCCGGGCTCGGGCACCGACCTCGCCTCGCTGCGGACCAAGGCCGTGCGCGAGGGCGACGAGTGGGTCATCAACGGCCAGAAGATGTGGACCTCGCTCATCCAGTACGCCGACTGGATCTGGATGGCCTGCCGCACCGACCCCGACCTGCCGCGGCACAAGGGCCTGTCGATGATCCTGGTCCCGGCCGACTCCCCCGGCTTCTCCTACACCCCGGTGCACACCGTCGCCGGCGTGCACACCAGCGCCACCTACTACGAGGACGTCCGCGTCCCCGTCGGCAACCTGGTCGGCGAGCTCAACGGCGGCTGGTCGCTGATGACCAACCAGCTCAACCACGAGCGCGTGGCGCTGACGTCGTCGGCTCCGCTGACCCAGTCGGTCAAGCTCGTGCGCGAGTGGGCGCAGCAGACCAAGAACCCCGACGGCCAGCGGGTGATCGACGCCGAGTGGGTGCAGATCGCGCTCGGCCGCGCCCATGCCCGCGTGGAGATGCTCACCCTGCTGAACTGGAAGCTGGCCTCCGACGCCGACCGTGGCGTCGACCTCTCCCCCGCCGAGGCGTCGGCGACCAAGATCTACGGCTCCGAGCTGGCCACCGAGGTCTACCGCTCGCTGATGGAGATCGTCGGCCCCCACGCCGGGCTCACCGCCGACTCCGAGGGCGCGGTCATCGCCGGCCGCCTCGAGCGCTTCTTCCGCTCCTCGCTGGTCATGACCTTCGGCGGTGGCACCAACGAGATCCAGCGCGACATCATCGGCTATGTCGGCCTCGGCCTGCCCGCCGCGAAGCGCTGACCCGCGGCCCCTCTCGACCAGCACCAGGACGGACTGACATGGACTTCTCCTTCACCCCCGAGCAGGACGACGCCGCGGCCCTGGCCGCCTCGATCCTCGACGACCGCGTGACCCTCGACCGGCAGAAGGCCGTCGAGGCCGCCGGCAGCCGCTTCGACCGCGACCTGTGGGCCGCGCTCGGTGAGGCGGGCCTGCTCTCCCTCGCCGTCCCCGAGCAGTACGACGGTGCCGGGCTCGGCCTCGTCGAGCTGTGCCGGGTGCTGCACGAGGTCGGCCAGCGCGTCGCGCCCGTCCCGCTCGCGACGCACGGCGCAGCGGCGCTGCTGCTCGCCGAGTCGGCCGACGCCGACCTGGCCGCTGCCTGGCTCCCGGGCGCCGCCTCCGGCGAACAGGTCCTCACCGTGGCCTTGAGCGAGGAGCGCTCCCACCTGCCCGCGCTCCCGGTCACCACCGCGAGCAGCACCGGCTCGGGCTGGTCGGTCTCCGGCGCGAAGTCGCTGGTCCGCGCGGGCACCGACGCTGCGGCGTACCTCGTCAGCGCGAGCACGGCAGACGGCGTCGGGGTGTTCCTCGTGGCGGCCGACGCCGACGGCGTGCGCACCACCCCCGGCCGCACCAGCGACGGCGACACCGTCGCGCGCCTCGACCTGGAGGAGGCGGCCGGGACCCTGGTCGGCTCGCTCGACGGCAGCACCGCGCGTCGCCTCGGGGACCTGGTCACCGTCACCACCGGCGCCGAGCTGCTCGGCATCACCGAGGG
This genomic window from Nocardioides marinus contains:
- a CDS encoding Rieske 2Fe-2S domain-containing protein; translation: MTGTATPSGTRHLDQGTPPDRYARGWHCLGLARSFEDGKPHAIEAFGGKLVVWQDSAGQLNVLDGYCRHMGGDLTQGTVKGDQIACPFHDWRWGGDGKCKQIPYARRVPLRARTQRYETAIRNESLFIWYDPEGSAGDHDLLPPELPGLASGKYTDWFWETEHIEGSNCRELIDNVVDMAHFYYVHFAFPTSFRNVFEGQQATQFMESKGRPDVSGGYGSEELFLKSEATYYGPSYMINWLWTDYKGFKTEVVLVNTHIATGPNSFTLQYGILVEKPEGMDDETANFIGKKYADMFGQGFLQDVHIWKNKVPVQNPLLCEEDGPVYQLRRWYEQYYVDVADITSDMVDRFEFEVDTTKANEFWQDEVAQNLEKKAAEDAAGDTEGSDDPALMSGT
- a CDS encoding 2Fe-2S iron-sulfur cluster-binding protein gives rise to the protein MTDSYVLEVVKVVDETADARSISFRVPEGAESAFEYKPGQFLTLAVPSDRDGLAARCYSLSSSPHDGGPLTVTVKRTVDGYASNWVCDHLEVGSTMRVLPPSGIFTPASLDADLLLFAGGSGVTPIMSITRTALAHGSGRIVVFYANRDERSVIFAEELTRLAAEHPDRLQVVHWLESVQGLPTGEQLKAFASAYTTWDAFVCGPAPFMKLVVTALRELEFPRERRHQEKFVSLGGNPFGDVAEVAAAAQEVAEAESEDGAEGAAPVDVPDGPQEPVRLEVELDGETHAFDDWQPGTTLLEHLESKGVKAPYSCREGECSACAVRLLEGEVKMLHNDVLDDEDLADGIRLGCQSVPVTDTVRATYS
- a CDS encoding acyl-CoA dehydrogenase family protein translates to MHLALEPAQIALREELREYFGALVTPEIRAGLSAATGEFGEAGVYKGVIRQLGTDGWLGIGWPKEYGGQARSMVDQLIFTDVAADFGVPIPYLTLNTVGPTIMRYGTQEQKDYFLPKILAGELHFSIGYSEPGSGTDLASLRTKAVREGDEWVINGQKMWTSLIQYADWIWMACRTDPDLPRHKGLSMILVPADSPGFSYTPVHTVAGVHTSATYYEDVRVPVGNLVGELNGGWSLMTNQLNHERVALTSSAPLTQSVKLVREWAQQTKNPDGQRVIDAEWVQIALGRAHARVEMLTLLNWKLASDADRGVDLSPAEASATKIYGSELATEVYRSLMEIVGPHAGLTADSEGAVIAGRLERFFRSSLVMTFGGGTNEIQRDIIGYVGLGLPAAKR
- a CDS encoding acyl-CoA dehydrogenase family protein; its protein translation is MDFSFTPEQDDAAALAASILDDRVTLDRQKAVEAAGSRFDRDLWAALGEAGLLSLAVPEQYDGAGLGLVELCRVLHEVGQRVAPVPLATHGAAALLLAESADADLAAAWLPGAASGEQVLTVALSEERSHLPALPVTTASSTGSGWSVSGAKSLVRAGTDAAAYLVSASTADGVGVFLVAADADGVRTTPGRTSDGDTVARLDLEEAAGTLVGSLDGSTARRLGDLVTVTTGAELLGITEGALRLTAQYAKTREQFGRPIGTFQAVSQRLADGYIDVLGQRLTLWSAAWRLAEGLPAETEVAIAKLWAADAAHRLAHTTVHVHGGVGIDLDGEAHRYFTTAKRLEFAFGGSTEQALAIGRVLAAEPA